Proteins encoded in a region of the Cydia splendana chromosome 19, ilCydSple1.2, whole genome shotgun sequence genome:
- the LOC134799780 gene encoding glucose dehydrogenase [FAD, quinone]-like, producing MLLLLGTLALLGSLITSKCQQDMLIRSQGVFQFKDPSNSTSQTRPRGAMMDLAMRALSPVRRPTTTSIDFFGFLRDAYPLPGGQADAWAEYDYVVVGAGSAGSAVASRLTEQRDVTVLVLEAGRAENILTDVPALAPYFQRTEYAWQYRTEPQPGVCLGMEGRRCLWPRGRAVGGTSVINYMLYTRGRPEDWDRIAQDGNYGWSYEDVLPYFMKLEKSNLMENNENPYKGHSGKVSIENPPLRTRLIQAFLAAGRLLGDKTIDYNDPDKVGLGYAQTTTSKGHRHSAAKAYLHPHKNRKNLHILPETRATKVVIDKATKTATGVEYVRNGMRYMVKARREVILSAGPIESPKLLMLSGIGPENHLKKFNITVLQNLSVGRTLYDHISFDGIVFTLNTSNISLIESREANLPNIIRWINYGDGPLASPGGVEGLGYIKTDVPHEDDVYVDLELLDIGGSIGSDGGGAIRQGMRIRDDVFNPAYGPIVNRETWSAFPMLLYPKSRGYLELRDKNPLSPPKIVNNYLTHPRDVATLLAGIRYVIKMGNLPPFKKYGSTLFQPNFPECRNRTFNTDDFWECGLRQLTQTEHHQIATCKMGPVSDPDAVVDNELKVYGIERLRVIDSSIIPRHTAAHTNGPAMMIGEKGADLLQQAWKWKTENYQQSVSQNKDNEFYIYDSS from the exons ATGTTACTTTTACTTGGGACATTGGCGTTACTAGGGTCTTTAATAACATCAAAATGCCAGCAAGATATGTTAATACGATCGCAAGGGGTCTTCCAGTTTAAGGATCCCTCAAATTCGACATCCCAAACGAGGCCTCGAGGAGCCATGATGGACCTGGCTATGAGGGCTCTTTCGCCTGTAAGACGACCAACTACGACATCTATTGATTTCTTCGGATTTCTAAGAGATGCATATCCGTTGCCTGGCG GTCAAGCGGACGCGTGGGCAGAGTACGATTACGTGGTGGTAGGCGCGGGTTCGGCAGGCAGCGCTGTGGCCTCAAGATTGACGGAGCAGCGTGACGTCACAGTGCTGGTGCTGGAGGCAGGCAGAGCTGAGAACATCCTCACCGACGTGCCAGCGCTCGCGCCGTACTTCCAACGGACGGAGTACGCGTGGCAGTACAGGACGGAGCCGCAGCCGGGCGTGTGTTTGG GTATGGAAGGCCGCCGCTGCCTTTGGCCCCGGGGCCGCGCTGTTGGTGGTACGAGCGTGATCAATTACATGCTATACACAAGAGGTCGCCCCGAGGACTGGGACAGGATAGCTCAGGACGGGAATTATGGCTG GTCATACGAGGACGTGCTGCCATATTTCATGAAACTAGAAAAATCAAACCTCATGGAAAACAACGAAAATCCCTATAAAGGCCACAGTGGAAAAGTTTCTATTGAAAATCCACCGTTGAG aactcgtttgatacaagcttttttGGCTGCTGGAAGACTTCTCGGCGATAAAACAATCGACTACAACGACCCAGACAAAGTGGGCCTGGGATACGCGCAGACCACAACTTCCAAGGGTCATCGCCACAGCGCTGCTAAAGCGTACTTACATCCCCACAAAAACCGGAAAAACCTGCACATTTTGCCAGAAACCAGAGCTACAAAAGTGGTTATCGATAAAGCTACCAAAACCGCAACTGGTGTAGAATACGTACGAAATGGAATGAGATACATGGTAAAAGCAAGGAGGGAAGTTATTTTATCAGCGGGGCCTATAGAATCGCCTAAACTACTCATGTTATCAGGAATCGGCCCAGAGAACCACTTGAAAAAGTTTAACATAACTGTACTTCAAAATTTAAGCGTTGGCAGGACTTTGTATGACCACATTTCATTTGACGGGATAGTGTTTACGTTGAATACGTCGAACATCAGTTTAATAGAATCTAGAGAGGCTAATCTACCAAATATAATAAGATGGATTAATTATGGTGATGGTCCGCTTGCTTCTCCTGGTGGAGTCGAAGGACTTGGCTATATTAAAACTGACGTGCCGCATGAAGATGATGTTTATGTAGACCTCGAGTTGCTAGACATTGGAGGTTCAATCGGTTCCGACGGGGGTGGAGCCATCCGGCAAGGAATGAGGATAAGAGACGACGTATTCAACCCAGCCTACGGGCCCATCGTCAATAGAGAAACCTGGAGTGCCTTCCCGATGCTCTTATATCCAAAATCCAGAGGCTACTTAGAATTAAGGGACAAGAATCCGTTAAGCCcaccaaaaattgtaaataattacCTAACACATCCGAGAGACGTAGCAACATTGCTAGCCGGAATAcgatatgtaattaaaatgggTAATTTGCCGCCGTTTAAGAAATATGGATCAACATTATTCCAGCCGAATTTTCCGGAATGTAGAAATCGAACATTTAATACAGATGACTTCTGGGAATGTGGGCTACGACAGCTGACGCAGACGGAGCACCACCAAATAGCAACGTGCAAGATGGGCCCAGTGTCCGACCCAGACGCTGTAGTAGACAATGAACTAAAGGTGTATGGAATAGAAAGACTACGAGTCATCGACAGCAGTATAATTCCTAGACATACAGCAGCACACACTAATGGGCCGGCCATGATGATCGGCGAAAAAGGCGCGGACCTGCTTCAACAAGCTTGGAAATGGAAAACTGAGAATTATCAACAAAGTGTGTCACAGAATAAGGATAATGAGTTCTATATATATGACAGCAGctag